The Pyramidobacter porci genome includes a region encoding these proteins:
- the dnaE gene encoding DNA polymerase III subunit alpha: MSAEKNFVHLHVHTEYSLLDGAIRCADLAKRCAEWGMPAVAMTDHGVMYGAVEFYQQCKSAGVKPIIGCEMYVSPDGIDNKEKKYNHLLLLAENDEGYHNLIKLVSIANTRGFYYKPRVDHQLLAQYSKGLICSSACLAGEIPRFLLEGNEKGALERAQMYRDIFGAESFFLEIMPNQLPEQVAANKLIIEMARKNNFPLLATNDAHYLNSSDYDWHELLLCVGTKKVITDPGRMSFRVNDFYFRSAQEMWGYFGSEAPDSLENTLRIAERCHFDFALNTGDYLLPKFEIPEGMTLDTYLEKMARKGLKERLGVEVIPDEYENRLSYELGIIKQMKFPGYFLIIADVIGACKSHGIPIGPGRGSAAGSLVAYSMKITELDPIRFGLIFERFLNPERVSMPDIDTDVSDKGRDRLIKYVVDKYGVENVSQIITFGRMKSKQAIKDVGRAMGMPYADVNKVANLVPDGAKSIKEAVEQTPDLQALEKSDMQISKLLTSASSMEGLARHCSQHAAGVVITPKPLTDLVPVRQIEEGQVATQFSMDPVASLGLVKMDFLGLQTLSILEEAVANVKRNGTTLGDLNRLPLDDPEVYRLLQNADTLGIFQLESSGMRRLIKKMQPDRFADLVAILALYRPGPLESGMVDQYVNCKHGEEVHYLHPLLEPVLNETYGVVLYQEQVMKCASTLAGYTLGGADLLRRAMGKKKKSVMDEHRSIFISGAAKNGIDAEKGAEIFDIIEKFAGYGFNKSHSAAYALVTYQTAWLKVHYPKEFMAAYLSSKIGAKKEVMAGYVREVRASGIDVLAPDINQSYADFTATKNEIRFGLGGVTKVGEAALSSIFKAREEGGPFKGFWDFIVRVDKHSVGKAVIESLIKAGAFDSLNSNRKQLLTSLDNLFEVASRRDSQGDQGSLFGDMTSEDQPELAEVDDLNVTEKLEMEKEALGMYISGHPFDEFRPLAARKANAHIADLPYWKSDTTTPTFAGLLSGWQEKMTKRGDAMGIFSIDDGEDEIKVICFPKARSGKSWLEIKPTLFEGKPYLVAGRPDDRGERTIIATDVQPLENDASDHDYVEICLSLDALREISQKKFLAMLKEHRGRQTVILKVDNDVETAAIALPHVKVTSSRALEDDLVALFGRGEARISASFPGDREETRIYGA; encoded by the coding sequence ATGTCCGCAGAGAAGAATTTCGTTCATCTGCACGTACATACCGAATACAGCCTTCTCGATGGCGCCATACGCTGCGCCGACTTGGCCAAGCGCTGCGCCGAATGGGGAATGCCGGCGGTGGCCATGACCGATCATGGTGTGATGTATGGAGCCGTCGAATTTTATCAACAGTGCAAAAGCGCGGGCGTCAAGCCGATTATCGGCTGTGAAATGTATGTCAGCCCCGATGGCATCGACAATAAAGAAAAAAAATACAACCACCTTCTGCTGCTTGCCGAGAACGATGAAGGCTATCACAACCTGATCAAGCTTGTATCGATCGCCAATACGAGAGGTTTCTACTACAAGCCGCGCGTCGATCACCAGCTGCTGGCCCAATACAGCAAGGGGCTGATCTGCTCTTCGGCCTGTCTGGCCGGCGAGATTCCCCGTTTTTTGCTTGAAGGGAACGAAAAAGGGGCGCTGGAACGTGCCCAGATGTACCGCGATATTTTCGGGGCGGAGAGTTTCTTTCTGGAAATCATGCCCAACCAGCTTCCCGAACAGGTAGCAGCCAACAAACTGATCATCGAAATGGCGCGGAAGAACAACTTCCCGTTGCTTGCGACGAACGACGCCCATTATTTGAACAGCAGCGATTATGACTGGCACGAACTGCTGCTGTGCGTCGGCACGAAAAAGGTCATCACGGATCCTGGGCGCATGTCCTTCAGGGTGAATGACTTCTATTTCAGATCCGCGCAGGAGATGTGGGGGTATTTCGGCAGCGAGGCTCCCGACTCTCTGGAGAACACGCTGCGAATCGCGGAGCGGTGTCATTTCGATTTTGCCCTGAACACCGGAGATTATTTGCTGCCCAAGTTCGAAATCCCGGAAGGGATGACCCTTGACACATACCTTGAAAAAATGGCCCGCAAGGGCTTGAAAGAACGTCTCGGCGTCGAAGTGATCCCCGACGAATACGAGAATCGTCTGAGTTACGAATTGGGAATCATCAAGCAGATGAAATTTCCCGGGTACTTTCTGATTATCGCGGACGTGATTGGCGCCTGCAAATCCCACGGCATCCCCATCGGGCCGGGGCGCGGCTCTGCGGCCGGGTCTTTGGTGGCCTATTCCATGAAGATCACCGAGCTGGATCCGATCAGGTTTGGCCTGATCTTCGAACGGTTCCTCAATCCCGAGCGAGTCTCCATGCCCGACATCGATACCGACGTTTCCGACAAAGGGCGCGACCGGCTGATCAAGTACGTGGTCGACAAATATGGGGTGGAGAACGTTTCGCAGATCATCACTTTTGGCCGCATGAAATCCAAGCAGGCCATCAAGGATGTCGGGCGCGCCATGGGAATGCCTTATGCGGACGTCAACAAGGTTGCCAACCTGGTACCTGACGGCGCCAAGAGCATAAAGGAAGCGGTGGAACAGACGCCGGACTTGCAGGCTCTTGAAAAAAGCGATATGCAAATATCGAAGCTCCTGACTTCCGCGAGCAGCATGGAAGGGTTGGCACGGCACTGCTCTCAGCATGCGGCGGGAGTGGTCATTACCCCCAAGCCGCTGACGGATCTCGTTCCGGTGCGTCAGATCGAAGAGGGGCAGGTCGCAACCCAGTTTTCCATGGATCCCGTTGCCAGCCTCGGCCTTGTCAAAATGGATTTCCTCGGCTTGCAGACGCTGTCGATTCTCGAAGAAGCGGTTGCCAACGTCAAGCGCAACGGCACGACGCTCGGCGATCTGAACCGCCTGCCGCTCGACGACCCCGAAGTCTATCGGCTGCTGCAAAACGCGGACACGTTGGGCATATTTCAGCTTGAATCGTCGGGGATGCGCCGCCTGATCAAAAAGATGCAGCCCGACCGCTTTGCCGATCTCGTCGCTATTTTGGCGCTGTATCGTCCCGGCCCTCTGGAAAGCGGCATGGTCGATCAGTACGTAAACTGCAAGCACGGCGAAGAAGTTCATTATCTGCACCCGCTGCTCGAACCGGTCCTCAACGAAACATACGGGGTCGTGCTTTATCAGGAGCAGGTCATGAAATGCGCTTCGACGCTCGCGGGCTATACGCTGGGAGGCGCAGACCTGCTGCGCCGCGCCATGGGCAAGAAGAAAAAATCCGTCATGGACGAGCACCGCAGCATCTTTATCAGCGGCGCAGCCAAAAACGGCATCGATGCCGAGAAGGGCGCGGAGATCTTCGATATTATCGAAAAATTCGCCGGCTACGGATTCAACAAGTCTCACAGCGCCGCTTATGCCCTCGTCACTTACCAGACGGCATGGCTGAAAGTGCATTATCCCAAGGAGTTTATGGCGGCGTACCTGTCCAGCAAGATTGGCGCGAAAAAGGAAGTCATGGCCGGGTATGTGCGCGAGGTCCGCGCCTCGGGCATCGATGTTCTGGCGCCGGATATCAACCAGTCTTATGCGGATTTTACGGCGACGAAGAATGAAATTCGCTTCGGCCTTGGCGGCGTGACAAAAGTCGGGGAAGCGGCCTTGAGCTCGATTTTCAAAGCCAGGGAAGAAGGCGGCCCTTTTAAAGGCTTCTGGGATTTCATCGTTCGCGTCGACAAGCACAGCGTCGGCAAAGCCGTCATCGAAAGCCTGATCAAGGCCGGCGCCTTCGATAGCCTGAACTCGAACCGGAAGCAGCTTTTGACGTCGCTGGACAATCTGTTTGAAGTCGCTTCGAGGCGGGATTCGCAGGGCGATCAAGGGTCGCTCTTCGGCGATATGACGTCCGAAGATCAGCCTGAGCTCGCCGAAGTTGACGATCTGAACGTGACAGAAAAGCTGGAAATGGAAAAAGAAGCGCTGGGCATGTACATCTCGGGACACCCTTTCGATGAATTCCGTCCCCTGGCGGCGCGAAAAGCGAATGCCCATATCGCCGACCTTCCTTATTGGAAAAGCGACACCACGACGCCGACCTTTGCAGGGCTTCTGTCGGGTTGGCAGGAAAAAATGACGAAGCGGGGAGACGCCATGGGAATCTTCAGCATTGACGACGGCGAGGACGAAATCAAGGTGATCTGTTTCCCCAAAGCGCGCAGCGGAAAGTCGTGGCTTGAGATAAAGCCGACGTTGTTCGAGGGCAAGCCTTACCTTGTCGCCGGGCGGCCGGACGACCGCGGTGAAAGAACGATTATCGCGACGGACGTTCAACCGCTTGAAAATGACGCTTCGGACCACGATTATGTGGAGATCTGCCTGTCGTTGGACGCTTTGAGGGAGATCTCGCAGAAAAAGTTCCTGGCGATGCTGAAAGAACATCGCGGCAGGCAGACGGTTATTCTCAAAGTCGATAATGACGTCGAAACCGCGGCAATAGCGCTGCCCCACGTAAAAGTGACCTCGTCCAGGGCGCTTGAGGATGATCTTGTCGCGCTTTTTGGAAGAGGGGAAGCGCGGATCAGCGCTTCGTTCCCCGGCGACAGAGAGGAGACGCGAATCTATGGAGCATAA
- the pyk gene encoding pyruvate kinase, with protein MEHKVKIVCTLGPASLNRETLGGIVDAGMNVARLNFSHGTHESHLEALHLVRNVAAEKKTSVAVMLDTKGPEIRTTLLENDQPVALQQGQLFELRPDDGSRGCDKWVCMTHPTLARECAVGQDVFIDDGTIHLKIIEIRKDVLVCRVIVGGLLSNRKGINVPAAEISLPTLSDKDREDILWGVENDVDFIAVSFVRNRDDVLAVRRVVEEAGGDIKLIAKIESRKAVERLDEIADVVDGMMVARGDLGVEIPTEDVPLVQKQIIDICRSRGKLTIVATQMLDSMIRNPRPTRAEANDVANAVLDGADAVMLSGESAAGKYPVRAVETMARIVQRAEEGLIRWQRPCAVPTLEDSVPDGVSMAAVELARKLRARAIVSLTRSGSTATMVSKYRPECPILAVTPSEKSCREMCLYWGVFPVMCPEGGTEEQTIKDAVQTVMQRGYAEEGDMLVITAGMPLGVSGTTNMLRVYTIGQIVARGLPVLPGVVTGRVLVVKKGEDLVGIQNGDVLVTGSMTKDYVKYLDKVSAVVTEEGGLTSHAAIVSLELGLPCIVGARGAVESLRTGMVVTVDTKAGLVYKGVVNTGAHAGA; from the coding sequence ATGGAGCATAAAGTGAAAATTGTCTGCACCCTTGGCCCTGCGAGCCTCAACAGGGAAACTCTCGGCGGCATCGTAGATGCCGGCATGAACGTGGCCCGACTTAATTTCAGCCATGGAACGCATGAGAGTCATCTGGAAGCGCTTCATTTGGTGAGGAATGTCGCCGCGGAGAAAAAAACGTCCGTAGCGGTCATGCTCGACACCAAAGGGCCGGAGATCCGCACAACGCTGCTCGAAAACGATCAGCCGGTAGCGCTGCAGCAGGGACAGCTTTTTGAACTGCGTCCCGACGACGGCAGCCGCGGCTGCGACAAATGGGTCTGCATGACCCATCCAACTTTGGCGCGCGAATGTGCGGTTGGGCAAGACGTCTTTATCGACGACGGCACGATCCACCTTAAAATAATCGAGATCCGCAAAGACGTGCTTGTCTGCAGGGTGATCGTCGGAGGCCTGCTGTCGAACCGAAAGGGAATCAACGTTCCCGCTGCGGAGATCAGCCTGCCGACGCTTTCCGACAAAGATAGAGAAGATATTCTCTGGGGCGTGGAGAACGACGTCGATTTTATTGCCGTTTCCTTCGTGCGAAATCGCGACGACGTCTTGGCGGTACGTCGTGTCGTCGAAGAAGCCGGCGGCGATATCAAGCTGATCGCGAAAATCGAGAGCCGAAAAGCGGTCGAACGCCTCGACGAGATTGCCGACGTCGTCGACGGCATGATGGTGGCGCGCGGCGATTTAGGGGTGGAGATCCCTACGGAAGACGTGCCCCTGGTTCAGAAACAGATCATCGACATCTGCCGCAGCCGGGGAAAGCTGACGATCGTGGCCACGCAAATGCTGGACTCGATGATCCGCAATCCGCGTCCTACGCGGGCAGAGGCGAATGACGTTGCCAACGCCGTTCTCGACGGCGCGGATGCGGTGATGCTGTCCGGTGAATCCGCAGCCGGAAAATATCCCGTCCGCGCGGTCGAGACGATGGCGCGGATCGTCCAGCGGGCGGAAGAAGGCCTCATTCGCTGGCAGAGACCTTGCGCCGTTCCGACGCTGGAGGACAGCGTGCCCGACGGCGTGAGCATGGCGGCGGTCGAGCTGGCGCGAAAATTGAGAGCGCGCGCGATCGTGTCGCTGACGCGCAGCGGTTCTACCGCGACCATGGTCAGCAAATACCGCCCGGAATGTCCGATTCTGGCCGTGACGCCGTCAGAGAAGAGCTGCCGTGAAATGTGCCTGTATTGGGGAGTTTTCCCTGTCATGTGCCCGGAAGGGGGCACCGAGGAGCAAACAATCAAGGATGCCGTGCAGACTGTCATGCAGCGGGGATATGCCGAAGAGGGCGATATGCTTGTGATCACTGCCGGAATGCCGCTTGGCGTTTCCGGAACGACGAACATGCTGCGCGTTTACACGATCGGACAGATTGTGGCCAGAGGGCTGCCGGTGCTGCCGGGCGTTGTCACCGGACGGGTTCTTGTCGTCAAAAAGGGCGAGGACCTGGTGGGAATTCAAAATGGAGATGTTCTGGTCACCGGCAGCATGACAAAAGACTATGTCAAATATCTTGACAAGGTTTCGGCCGTGGTGACGGAAGAGGGCGGTCTCACCAGTCACGCAGCGATCGTTTCGCTGGAACTGGGATTGCCTTGCATTGTGGGGGCGCGGGGGGCCGTCGAGTCGCTCCGGACGGGAATGGTTGTAACGGTCGATACCAAAGCTGGGCTTGTCTATAAGGGCGTTGTCAATACCGGCGCACATGCCGGCGCGTGA
- the cdaA gene encoding diadenylate cyclase CdaA encodes MSVGVLKFFRWQDVIDIALVTYIIYKTLSLLVGTRAIQLVKGLFLLVVLSFVARWLNLDTFSWILTQGFSALLIIVPIIFQPELRRILEELGRGSMWRRSKALKRAEVVADEVSKALMYCCAHKIGALIVLQRGTGLKDYWRNAVLLNADITQELIIAIFWPNNPLHDGATIIDTEQIISAGCYLPLTEDADLSRWLGTRHRAAIGVTEVSDAVSLIVSEERGEISLAIGGRISRNLKESQLKKYLVHYFSGQDQEQQGVLESLKEELRSFGSNS; translated from the coding sequence TTGTCCGTAGGCGTGCTGAAATTTTTCAGATGGCAGGATGTCATCGATATAGCACTGGTAACCTATATTATTTATAAGACGTTAAGTCTTCTGGTAGGGACACGAGCGATACAGCTGGTCAAGGGCCTTTTTCTGCTTGTTGTTCTCTCTTTTGTCGCACGCTGGCTCAATCTGGATACCTTTTCATGGATCTTGACCCAAGGATTCAGTGCGCTGCTCATCATCGTGCCGATTATTTTCCAGCCCGAGCTGCGTCGCATTCTCGAAGAGCTTGGCCGCGGCAGCATGTGGCGGCGAAGTAAGGCGTTGAAGCGGGCCGAAGTCGTCGCCGACGAAGTCTCCAAAGCGCTGATGTATTGCTGCGCGCACAAAATCGGCGCGCTGATCGTCCTGCAGAGGGGCACAGGATTGAAGGATTACTGGCGAAACGCCGTGCTCCTCAACGCGGATATCACCCAAGAGCTGATCATCGCCATTTTTTGGCCGAACAACCCGCTTCATGACGGGGCCACGATCATTGACACGGAACAGATCATTTCCGCCGGATGTTATCTGCCTCTCACAGAAGATGCCGACCTGTCCCGTTGGCTGGGAACGCGGCATCGCGCCGCGATCGGCGTGACCGAAGTCTCCGATGCGGTGTCGTTGATCGTTTCCGAGGAGCGCGGCGAAATTTCGCTGGCGATTGGAGGAAGAATTTCGAGAAATTTGAAAGAGTCTCAGCTGAAAAAATATCTTGTCCACTATTTTTCCGGACAGGATCAGGAGCAACAGGGCGTTTTGGAAAGTCTTAAGGAAGAGCTGCGCTCTTTCGGCAGCAATAGTTAG